A region of Sphingomonas crusticola DNA encodes the following proteins:
- the alr gene encoding alanine racemase produces the protein MANSAPLRLLLDGSALVANWRWLAGLSGGAACGAAVKANGYGLGARAVVARLAQAGCRDFFVATWAEAAALGPLPAGARLAVLHGVRAEDMADAMASAARPVLNSASQVARWNAAGGGACDVMVDTGMNRLGLSLAEARSGLLDGLAIDTLMSHLACADEPGYPLNARQLAAFAALRAAVPARRYSLANSAGILLGTDYAFDLTRPGLALYGGLPVAGATGPSPVAAIEAQILQVRTVAAGESVGYGATWRAPGEARIAVLNLGYADGYLRRFAEGAFATAEGRALPLVGRVSMDLIAVDASGSDAGEGDWVRLGLDLPALAARSGLSQYEVLTGLNDRFERRWC, from the coding sequence ATGGCAAATTCCGCGCCTCTTCGCTTGCTCCTAGACGGCTCAGCCCTGGTTGCCAACTGGCGCTGGCTGGCGGGGCTGAGCGGCGGCGCGGCCTGCGGGGCGGCGGTGAAGGCCAATGGCTATGGCCTGGGCGCGCGCGCGGTGGTGGCGCGGCTGGCACAAGCCGGCTGCCGCGACTTCTTCGTCGCGACCTGGGCGGAGGCGGCGGCGCTCGGGCCGCTGCCGGCGGGGGCAAGGCTGGCGGTGCTGCACGGGGTGCGCGCGGAGGACATGGCGGATGCGATGGCGTCGGCCGCGCGGCCGGTGCTCAACAGCGCCAGCCAGGTCGCGCGGTGGAACGCGGCCGGGGGCGGCGCATGCGACGTGATGGTCGACACCGGCATGAACCGGCTGGGGCTAAGCCTCGCCGAGGCGCGGTCGGGCCTGCTCGACGGGCTCGCGATCGATACGCTGATGAGCCATCTCGCCTGCGCGGACGAACCGGGCTATCCGCTCAACGCGCGGCAGCTCGCCGCCTTCGCGGCGCTGCGGGCGGCGGTGCCGGCGCGGCGTTATAGCCTGGCCAACAGCGCGGGGATTTTGCTGGGGACGGACTATGCCTTCGATCTGACCCGGCCGGGGCTCGCGCTTTACGGCGGGTTGCCGGTGGCGGGGGCGACGGGGCCGAGCCCGGTGGCGGCGATCGAGGCGCAGATATTGCAGGTCCGCACGGTCGCGGCGGGCGAGAGCGTCGGCTATGGCGCCACGTGGCGGGCACCGGGCGAGGCGCGCATCGCGGTGCTCAACCTGGGCTATGCCGACGGCTATTTGCGGCGCTTTGCCGAGGGGGCATTCGCCACCGCCGAGGGACGAGCCTTGCCGCTGGTCGGGCGGGTCTCGATGGACCTGATCGCGGTCGATGCGAGCGGCAGCGATGCCGGCGAGGGGGATTGGGTGAGGCTTGGGCTCGACCTGCCGGCCTTGGCGGCGCGATCCGGCCTGTCGCAATATGAGGTGCTGACCGGGCTCAACGACCGGTTCGAACGGCGGTGGTGCTAG
- a CDS encoding methionyl-tRNA formyltransferase-like protein, translated as MEELTSILEQATAGIAPDYFYLNLDGGDPIYRERVYCYELYHQMRMRWPAQTPFYLNGEVDKARHPKMIELRDRFPKPDLLVHRPGYMAGNFAVIEVKCERAGKAGIIKDLETLSFFVNEFGYQRAIYLIYGDAALSTLAQIQEVAQDMEGLGPIEYWAHEAPQSAAVFL; from the coding sequence ATGGAAGAGCTTACGTCCATCCTTGAGCAAGCAACCGCGGGTATCGCTCCCGACTATTTCTATCTGAACCTCGATGGCGGCGATCCGATTTACCGCGAGCGCGTCTATTGCTATGAACTCTATCACCAGATGCGTATGCGTTGGCCGGCGCAAACACCGTTTTACCTTAACGGAGAGGTCGACAAGGCTCGGCACCCGAAAATGATCGAGTTGCGCGATCGGTTTCCCAAGCCCGATCTCCTCGTGCATCGACCTGGCTATATGGCCGGCAACTTCGCTGTGATTGAGGTCAAGTGCGAACGCGCCGGCAAAGCAGGCATCATCAAAGATCTCGAAACGCTGTCATTCTTCGTCAACGAATTCGGCTATCAACGCGCGATCTACTTGATCTATGGCGACGCCGCGTTGTCTACCCTGGCGCAAATCCAGGAGGTCGCCCAGGACATGGAAGGTCTCGGTCCGATTGAATATTGGGCGCACGAAGCTCCCCAGTCGGCCGCTGTTTTCCTCTAG
- a CDS encoding NAD(+) synthase, translating into MTDRFFSIHAQGLVRVAAATPAASAGDVAANAASILDLARQGDAAGADLIVYPELCLSSYAIDDLHLQEALLDRVEAELAALIAASAQLKSVLLVGAALRRNGRLYNTAVVIARGAVLGVVPKSYLPNYREYYEKRWFAPGVGLAGLDIVVAGQNVPFGPDLIFAASDLADFIFHVEICEDYWAPIPPSSLGALAGALILTNLSASNIVVGKERERDLYGASQSARATAAYVYSASGPGESTTDLAWDGQAMIHELGYQLARSGRFDHEAELIYADIDVARIRQQRMRFGTFNDSARAFGDPEQRFRRIAFEHQGAFADIGLKRVVPRFPFVPADPDRLDEDCYEAFNIQVEGLARRMEATGGSNLVIGISGGLDSTHALIVAAKACDRIGRPRSSILGFTMPGFATGETTKGNAWALMNALGITGAEIDIRPAATQMLKDMDHPFGRGEPVYDVTFENVQAGLRTDYLFRLANQRDGFVVGTGDLSELALGWCTYGVGDQMSHYAVNAGVPKTLIQFLIRWAVKSSQFDAETDRILTDILGTEISPELVPADASGAIQSTQSKIGPYELHDFFLHYTVRHGLAPTKIAFLAWHAWKDADAGEWPLDFPAEGRNSYDLDAIRKWLEIFLFRFFQISQFKRSAIPNGPKVSAAASLSPRGDWRAPSDGVANLWLDELRGK; encoded by the coding sequence ATGACCGATCGCTTCTTCTCGATCCACGCGCAGGGCCTGGTCCGCGTCGCGGCGGCCACACCGGCGGCGAGCGCGGGCGATGTCGCCGCCAATGCCGCTTCGATCCTCGATCTCGCGCGCCAGGGCGATGCCGCGGGTGCCGATCTCATCGTCTATCCCGAACTGTGCCTGTCCTCCTACGCGATCGACGATCTCCATCTGCAGGAGGCTTTGCTCGACCGGGTCGAGGCGGAGCTGGCCGCGCTGATCGCGGCGAGCGCGCAGCTCAAGTCCGTTCTGCTGGTCGGCGCGGCGCTCCGCCGCAACGGCCGGCTCTACAATACGGCGGTGGTGATCGCGCGCGGCGCGGTGCTGGGCGTGGTGCCCAAAAGCTACCTCCCCAATTACCGCGAATATTATGAGAAGCGCTGGTTCGCGCCGGGCGTCGGCCTCGCCGGCCTCGATATCGTCGTCGCCGGACAGAATGTGCCGTTCGGGCCGGACCTGATCTTCGCCGCCAGCGATCTTGCCGACTTCATCTTCCACGTCGAGATTTGCGAGGATTATTGGGCGCCGATCCCGCCCTCCTCGCTCGGCGCGCTCGCCGGCGCGCTGATCCTGACCAACCTGTCCGCCTCCAACATCGTCGTCGGCAAGGAGCGCGAGCGCGATCTCTACGGCGCGTCGCAATCGGCGCGCGCGACCGCGGCCTATGTCTATTCCGCCTCCGGGCCGGGCGAGAGCACGACCGATCTCGCCTGGGATGGCCAGGCGATGATCCACGAGCTCGGCTATCAGCTCGCCCGCTCCGGCCGGTTCGATCATGAGGCCGAGCTGATCTACGCCGACATCGACGTCGCCCGCATCCGCCAGCAGCGCATGCGCTTCGGCACGTTCAACGACAGCGCACGCGCCTTCGGCGATCCCGAACAGCGCTTCCGCCGCATCGCCTTCGAACATCAGGGCGCCTTCGCCGACATCGGCCTGAAGCGCGTCGTGCCCCGCTTCCCGTTCGTGCCCGCCGATCCCGACCGGCTGGACGAGGATTGCTACGAAGCCTTCAACATTCAGGTCGAGGGCCTCGCCCGCCGCATGGAGGCGACCGGCGGCAGCAATCTCGTGATCGGCATTTCCGGCGGGCTCGATTCCACCCATGCCCTGATCGTCGCCGCCAAGGCGTGTGACCGCATCGGTCGGCCGCGCTCCTCCATCCTCGGCTTCACCATGCCCGGCTTCGCCACCGGCGAGACGACCAAAGGCAATGCCTGGGCACTGATGAACGCGCTCGGCATCACCGGCGCGGAGATCGATATCCGCCCCGCCGCGACGCAGATGCTCAAGGACATGGATCATCCGTTCGGGCGCGGCGAACCGGTCTATGACGTGACGTTCGAAAATGTGCAGGCGGGCCTGCGCACCGATTATCTGTTCCGCCTCGCCAATCAGCGCGACGGCTTCGTCGTCGGCACCGGCGACCTGTCCGAACTGGCGCTGGGCTGGTGCACCTATGGCGTCGGCGATCAGATGAGCCATTATGCCGTCAATGCTGGCGTGCCCAAGACGCTGATCCAGTTCCTCATCCGCTGGGCGGTCAAATCGAGCCAGTTCGACGCCGAGACCGACCGCATCCTCACCGATATCCTCGGCACGGAGATCTCGCCGGAGCTGGTGCCGGCCGATGCGTCCGGCGCGATCCAGAGCACGCAGTCGAAGATCGGCCCCTACGAGCTGCACGATTTCTTCCTTCATTACACCGTCCGCCACGGCCTCGCGCCGACCAAGATCGCCTTCCTCGCCTGGCATGCCTGGAAGGATGCGGATGCGGGCGAATGGCCGCTCGATTTCCCCGCGGAGGGCCGCAACAGCTACGATCTCGACGCGATCCGCAAGTGGCTCGAAATCTTCCTGTTCCGCTTCTTTCAGATCAGCCAGTTCAAGCGCTCGGCCATCCCCAACGGGCCCAAGGTCTCGGCCGCCGCCAGCCTGTCGCCGCGCGGCGATTGGCGGGCGCCGTCGGACGGGGTCGCCAACCTCTGGCTCGACGAATTGCGAGGGAAGTGA
- a CDS encoding thymidylate synthase, which produces MSEAYSKTLLHILEHPGNEIAPLVLTIDGFEEGYNIPEDPKVRATLDALLAKKKKRDVEDVAYTIFPHRLWTMAQGDRAKLFEFYKMAFPFYRAQNPKANGKGLYFERLMMYGRGPCEGNQLEWILSRYESRSGVRRSMWQATTFDPARDHSATAQLGFPCLQHVSFVPTKAGLVTNAFYATQQLFDKAYGNYLGLAQLAAFMAHEMGIPLARLNVTIGVAKLERISKTDSAMKPLIEAARACVAPPVGAAQRQSPPLQLAPQPA; this is translated from the coding sequence GTGTCCGAAGCCTATTCCAAGACGCTGCTTCACATACTTGAGCACCCGGGGAATGAGATCGCTCCGCTTGTCCTCACGATCGACGGTTTCGAGGAGGGGTACAACATCCCGGAAGACCCCAAGGTCCGCGCCACGCTCGATGCCCTTTTAGCCAAGAAGAAGAAGCGCGACGTCGAGGACGTTGCGTATACCATCTTCCCCCACAGGCTCTGGACGATGGCGCAGGGCGATCGCGCCAAGCTGTTCGAATTCTACAAAATGGCCTTTCCCTTCTATCGCGCTCAGAATCCCAAAGCTAATGGCAAGGGTCTCTATTTCGAACGGCTGATGATGTACGGTCGCGGCCCGTGCGAGGGGAATCAGTTGGAGTGGATTTTGAGTCGGTATGAAAGCCGTTCGGGCGTACGCCGGTCTATGTGGCAGGCGACCACCTTCGATCCCGCCCGCGATCATAGCGCGACTGCCCAGCTCGGTTTCCCCTGCCTTCAGCATGTGAGCTTCGTGCCGACCAAGGCAGGCCTGGTCACAAATGCCTTCTACGCTACGCAGCAGTTGTTCGATAAAGCCTATGGCAACTACCTCGGGCTCGCCCAGCTTGCTGCCTTCATGGCCCATGAAATGGGTATTCCGCTCGCGCGTCTCAACGTGACGATCGGTGTCGCGAAGCTGGAGCGGATCAGCAAGACGGACAGCGCGATGAAACCCTTGATCGAGGCGGCCCGCGCATGTGTGGCGCCGCCCGTTGGGGCAGCGCAGCGGCAGTCGCCGCCACTCCAACTCGCCCCACAGCCGGCCTGA
- a CDS encoding dCTP deaminase domain-containing protein: protein MNTTGFWSGETLAARLPTLITPFDKDRIDCSAYTLSMGREIYVSPSDQAEDPESVTIRKLEDGDAFTIPPGQFAFLLTEEIVELPDDALGFISIKAKIKWRGLINVSGFHVDAGFKGRLIFAVYNAGPVPVHLRQGQPMFLLWLASLDRPTTLIRKNPVQLSFPADLIPGISGELQSIAGINKKIKEVDKDLTNRIHAVEREQTYYRIIALILMLFVGAMVTNWVREGGLRQLLAAPTIGQDQANKTIFAPDLNSNGAIPPNAVDPLTDPTDTGGGTE from the coding sequence ATGAATACGACGGGGTTCTGGAGTGGGGAAACGCTTGCCGCGCGCTTGCCGACGCTCATCACGCCATTCGACAAAGATCGCATAGATTGCTCAGCGTACACCTTGAGCATGGGTCGGGAGATTTATGTTTCTCCCAGCGATCAAGCTGAAGACCCAGAAAGCGTCACCATCCGCAAACTGGAGGATGGCGACGCATTCACCATCCCGCCAGGTCAGTTTGCGTTTCTACTGACCGAGGAAATCGTAGAGTTGCCCGACGATGCGTTGGGCTTCATATCGATCAAGGCGAAAATTAAGTGGCGTGGTCTGATCAATGTATCGGGATTCCATGTCGACGCTGGCTTCAAAGGTCGTTTGATCTTCGCTGTTTATAACGCGGGCCCGGTGCCGGTTCACCTCCGGCAGGGACAGCCAATGTTCCTCCTCTGGCTGGCGAGCCTTGATCGCCCAACGACATTGATCCGAAAGAATCCGGTCCAACTCTCATTTCCGGCAGACTTGATTCCTGGAATCTCTGGAGAGTTGCAATCGATCGCCGGCATCAACAAGAAAATCAAAGAGGTCGACAAGGACCTGACGAACCGTATCCACGCGGTCGAACGCGAACAAACCTACTATCGGATCATCGCGCTCATTTTGATGTTATTCGTCGGTGCGATGGTGACAAACTGGGTGCGCGAGGGTGGCTTGCGGCAACTGCTCGCGGCTCCAACAATTGGGCAAGATCAAGCGAATAAAACGATTTTCGCGCCGGACCTCAATTCGAATGGTGCAATCCCCCCGAATGCTGTGGATCCGCTTACAGACCCAACTGATACCGGTGGTGGTACGGAATAA
- the miaB gene encoding tRNA (N6-isopentenyl adenosine(37)-C2)-methylthiotransferase MiaB: MARAMARPAPKSFHVKSFGCQMNVYDGARMAELMQAQGMVEAGADTADLVLLNTCHIREKAAEKVYSDIGRLAKRASGKPMIAVAGCVAQAEGAEIPKRARAVDLVVGPQAYHRLPGLIADAAAGRPAVDTDMPVLSKFDALPGRSGGSPSAFLTVQEGCDKFCTYCVVPYTRGAEVSRPWAAVMDEARALVDGGARELTLLGQNVNAWTGEDEAGRPQGLDGLIRALDRLPGLARIRYMTSHPNDMADGLIAAHGDVESLMPFLHLPVQSGSDRILRAMNRAHDVASYLRLIDRVRAVRPDIAVSGDYIVGFPGETDADFEGTMDAVRAVGHAMAYSFKYSPRTGTPAATMADQIAPEVMDERLQRLQALLGAQQLAFNRATIGRTCDVLIERAGKLPGQKLGKSPWLQSVLIDGGEIGDLVEVEVVAAGPQSMHGQRAQRAAA; encoded by the coding sequence ATGGCGCGGGCTATGGCCCGCCCCGCCCCCAAATCCTTCCACGTCAAATCCTTCGGCTGCCAGATGAACGTCTATGACGGCGCGCGCATGGCGGAGCTGATGCAGGCGCAGGGCATGGTCGAGGCCGGCGCCGACACCGCCGATCTGGTGCTGCTCAACACCTGCCACATCCGCGAGAAGGCGGCGGAAAAGGTCTATTCGGATATCGGCCGCCTCGCCAAGCGCGCGAGCGGCAAGCCGATGATCGCGGTCGCCGGCTGCGTCGCCCAGGCGGAGGGCGCCGAGATCCCGAAGCGTGCCCGCGCCGTCGATCTCGTCGTCGGCCCGCAAGCCTATCACCGCCTGCCCGGCCTGATCGCCGATGCCGCCGCCGGCCGCCCCGCGGTCGATACCGACATGCCGGTCCTGTCCAAATTCGACGCGCTCCCCGGCCGCAGCGGCGGATCGCCCTCCGCTTTCCTCACCGTGCAGGAAGGCTGCGACAAATTCTGCACCTATTGCGTCGTCCCCTACACCCGCGGCGCCGAGGTCTCGCGCCCCTGGGCCGCGGTGATGGACGAGGCCCGCGCGCTCGTCGACGGCGGCGCGCGCGAGCTCACCCTGTTGGGCCAGAACGTCAACGCCTGGACCGGCGAGGACGAGGCCGGCCGCCCCCAGGGGCTCGACGGCCTGATCCGCGCGCTCGATCGCCTGCCCGGCCTCGCCCGCATCCGCTACATGACCAGCCACCCCAACGACATGGCCGACGGGCTGATCGCCGCCCATGGGGATGTCGAAAGCCTGATGCCCTTCCTCCATCTGCCCGTGCAGTCGGGCAGCGACCGCATCCTTCGGGCGATGAACCGCGCGCACGACGTCGCCTCCTATCTCCGCCTGATCGATCGCGTCCGCGCCGTCCGCCCCGACATCGCCGTCTCCGGCGATTATATCGTCGGCTTCCCCGGCGAGACCGACGCGGATTTCGAGGGCACGATGGACGCCGTCCGCGCGGTCGGCCACGCCATGGCCTACAGCTTCAAATATTCGCCCCGCACCGGTACGCCTGCCGCGACCATGGCCGATCAGATCGCACCGGAAGTGATGGACGAGCGCCTGCAGCGCCTCCAGGCCCTGCTCGGCGCGCAACAGCTCGCCTTCAACCGCGCCACGATCGGCCGCACCTGCGACGTGCTGATCGAGCGCGCCGGCAAGCTCCCCGGCCAGAAGCTCGGCAAATCCCCCTGGCTGCAATCGGTGCTGATCGACGGCGGCGAGATCGGCGATCTGGTCGAGGTGGAGGTCGTGGCGGCGGGGCCGCAGAGTATGCATGGCCAAAGGGCACAGCGCGCGGCGGCTTGA
- a CDS encoding helix-turn-helix domain-containing protein — translation MSDAPSDKTATIPTRLRAAREAAGLSQGQVAKLMNMHRPTISEMEAGNRRITADELAKLSNLYDTKLSWLLGDAPERAATDDPKLQLAARELSKLKPDDLDRLLKLIAAMKSDDDEREPNP, via the coding sequence ATGAGCGACGCCCCCTCAGATAAGACAGCAACGATTCCAACACGCCTTCGCGCTGCGCGTGAAGCGGCCGGCCTCTCTCAGGGGCAGGTCGCGAAACTGATGAACATGCACCGCCCAACCATTTCGGAAATGGAGGCCGGAAATCGCCGGATCACCGCCGACGAACTCGCAAAGCTCTCTAATCTTTATGACACCAAGTTGTCTTGGCTGCTCGGCGACGCGCCCGAACGTGCCGCGACTGACGATCCCAAGCTTCAGCTGGCTGCCCGCGAACTAAGCAAACTCAAGCCCGATGACCTCGACCGTCTCCTGAAGCTCATCGCAGCAATGAAGTCTGACGATGACGAAAGGGAGCCTAACCCATGA
- a CDS encoding nucleotide kinase domain-containing protein: MTKIGTASGRKRGRPAKIPTATSRTLQFDYPAATAPVAPVIVSNHLAPAKTTAVYDSYWRFAAERQRVFYRRALGSPWPWTENPVMAVYKFTNAYRASDRVSQYLIRNVIYRDDLPDAIDEVVFRILLFKLFNKIDTWERLEKTLGPISFADYRFDQYDAVLTRAMALGHRVYSAAYIMPPGGSAFGYKAKHQNHLKLLEMMMAQALPEKLASARTMQKGFELLRAYPTIGDFLAYQFVTDVNYSEVTNFSEMDFVIPGPGARDGLRKCFADTGGLSDAELIRLMVDRQEQECARLGLEFPSLWGRPLQLIDCQNLFCEVDKYARVAHPEAAGLTGRTRIKQKFVAQARPIQFWYPPKWGINDRIAAGAVPNEAFEVSRPGTNAPESA, from the coding sequence GTGACAAAGATCGGTACCGCGAGCGGTCGCAAGCGCGGCCGCCCTGCTAAGATTCCCACTGCGACGTCGCGAACCCTTCAGTTCGACTATCCCGCCGCGACTGCACCCGTAGCGCCGGTAATCGTTTCCAACCATCTTGCGCCAGCCAAGACGACTGCCGTCTATGACAGTTACTGGCGCTTCGCGGCCGAACGGCAGCGGGTATTCTACCGTCGTGCTCTAGGCAGCCCCTGGCCATGGACTGAAAACCCGGTGATGGCCGTCTATAAATTCACCAATGCCTATCGGGCGTCCGACCGGGTCAGCCAGTATCTAATCCGCAATGTGATCTACCGTGACGATCTGCCGGATGCGATCGATGAGGTTGTTTTCCGCATCCTGCTCTTTAAACTTTTCAACAAGATCGATACTTGGGAGAGGCTCGAAAAAACGCTCGGTCCAATCAGCTTCGCAGACTATCGGTTCGACCAATATGATGCGGTCCTGACCCGGGCTATGGCCCTGGGGCACCGGGTTTATTCGGCCGCGTATATCATGCCGCCGGGTGGCTCCGCATTCGGGTACAAAGCCAAGCATCAAAATCACCTCAAGCTCCTTGAAATGATGATGGCCCAGGCGCTGCCGGAGAAACTAGCGTCGGCGCGCACCATGCAAAAGGGTTTCGAGCTGTTGCGCGCCTACCCGACAATCGGGGATTTTCTCGCCTATCAGTTCGTCACCGACGTCAACTACAGCGAGGTGACGAACTTCTCCGAAATGGATTTCGTAATCCCGGGGCCGGGCGCGCGCGATGGTCTGCGTAAATGTTTCGCCGATACGGGCGGCCTGAGCGATGCTGAGCTGATCCGGTTGATGGTTGACCGGCAGGAGCAAGAATGTGCGCGGCTGGGTTTGGAATTCCCTTCGCTCTGGGGGCGGCCATTGCAGCTCATCGACTGTCAGAACCTGTTCTGCGAAGTCGATAAATATGCCCGGGTAGCTCATCCCGAAGCTGCGGGTCTGACAGGCCGCACGCGCATCAAGCAGAAGTTTGTCGCGCAGGCGCGTCCCATACAATTCTGGTATCCGCCAAAATGGGGTATCAATGATCGCATTGCCGCCGGTGCGGTGCCGAACGAAGCCTTTGAGGTATCTCGACCTGGCACTAACGCTCCAGAAAGCGCTTAG
- a CDS encoding ImmA/IrrE family metallo-endopeptidase: MKALAKTMMYNRRALADKAMKAAITARLKAGKDLVSPVCIYSIAEAHGVRVTFNDINMEGMYQRGSPSRIHLSSKRPLPRRAYNCAHELGHHLLGHGSSIDELRENQLQRPWDVPEEYSADTFAAYALMPTLGLRNAFAIRGLKPETATPIEIYRIACQFGIGYSTLVTHLLWGEAMISHARADALRKFTPRAVRAHILGSLTLNPLIVADEAWGGHAIDAEVGHLVLLPPGTVAHGDAVAPVADLVGGRLFEAKHPGLVRIDRPGTDWAAFARVARTAYVGRAEFRHLEDEDDD, translated from the coding sequence ATGAAAGCGCTTGCTAAGACGATGATGTACAACCGCCGTGCCTTGGCAGACAAGGCCATGAAGGCAGCGATTACCGCGCGGCTGAAGGCCGGCAAGGACCTGGTCAGCCCGGTCTGCATCTATTCGATTGCAGAGGCGCATGGGGTTCGCGTGACCTTCAACGACATCAATATGGAGGGGATGTATCAGCGCGGCTCGCCCTCGCGCATCCATCTCTCCAGCAAGCGCCCACTGCCCCGCCGCGCCTACAATTGCGCGCATGAGCTTGGCCACCATTTGCTCGGTCATGGATCGTCGATCGACGAGTTGCGCGAAAACCAGCTGCAGCGCCCGTGGGATGTTCCCGAAGAATATAGCGCCGACACGTTCGCCGCCTATGCGCTGATGCCGACCCTGGGCCTGCGCAACGCCTTCGCTATCCGCGGGCTCAAGCCGGAAACCGCGACCCCGATCGAAATCTATCGCATCGCCTGCCAGTTCGGGATCGGCTACTCGACGCTGGTCACTCACCTTCTCTGGGGCGAGGCGATGATCAGCCATGCGCGCGCGGATGCGCTGCGCAAATTTACGCCGCGGGCGGTTCGCGCTCATATTCTGGGATCGTTGACGCTGAACCCGCTCATCGTCGCGGACGAGGCTTGGGGTGGCCACGCGATTGACGCGGAGGTTGGGCATCTGGTGCTGCTTCCTCCCGGCACGGTTGCGCACGGCGATGCCGTCGCTCCGGTCGCCGATCTGGTTGGTGGGCGCTTGTTCGAAGCGAAGCATCCGGGGCTGGTCCGCATTGACCGCCCGGGCACGGACTGGGCCGCTTTCGCGCGGGTTGCGCGCACCGCCTACGTCGGGCGCGCTGAGTTCCGCCATTTGGAGGATGAAGACGATGACTAA
- a CDS encoding nucleoside triphosphate pyrophosphohydrolase family protein: protein MDLKTYQAQALQTDQVPGTSDDESAAALIVPMLGLAGETGQLLGEYKKHLRDGAAHRLFKDRVGEELGDLLWYIANVASKFGLDLDQIAEKNLDKVRARFAPMSAQAPERDSEFPDLERLPRHLLVRLAEEPGSSGSRPKVRMTINGEGIGSLLGDNAYDPDGYRFHDVFHLAYAAVLGWSPNLRAFLKRKRKSRPLLDEVEDGGRARIIEEGVSALAFDYARVHSFLEGVTEIDYGLLRTIQSMTSHLEVSGATAADWERAILEGFAVWRQVLLNNGGDISVDLNARSITYLGAA from the coding sequence ATGGACCTCAAGACGTATCAGGCACAGGCGCTGCAGACTGATCAGGTGCCGGGAACAAGCGACGACGAGTCAGCCGCTGCCCTGATTGTGCCAATGCTTGGGTTAGCTGGCGAGACCGGACAGCTGCTCGGCGAGTATAAGAAACACCTCCGCGACGGCGCTGCGCACCGCTTGTTCAAGGACCGTGTCGGCGAGGAGTTGGGCGACCTTCTATGGTATATCGCGAATGTCGCGAGCAAGTTCGGGCTCGACCTCGATCAGATCGCCGAGAAGAACCTTGATAAGGTACGGGCGCGCTTTGCGCCAATGAGTGCACAGGCGCCAGAGCGTGATTCCGAGTTTCCCGATCTCGAGCGGCTGCCGCGCCATCTGCTCGTGCGGTTGGCCGAAGAGCCTGGCTCTTCTGGGTCGCGGCCGAAAGTCCGGATGACCATCAACGGCGAGGGCATTGGATCTCTACTAGGCGATAACGCCTATGATCCTGATGGCTATCGCTTCCACGACGTGTTTCATCTGGCTTACGCGGCGGTTCTCGGCTGGTCTCCGAATCTGCGGGCATTCCTGAAGCGCAAGCGCAAAAGCCGGCCATTGCTGGACGAGGTGGAAGATGGCGGCCGCGCTCGTATTATCGAAGAGGGCGTGTCTGCGTTGGCGTTCGACTATGCGCGAGTGCACAGTTTTCTGGAAGGCGTCACCGAGATCGACTACGGGTTGTTGCGTACGATCCAAAGCATGACTTCCCATTTAGAAGTCAGCGGAGCCACCGCCGCCGATTGGGAGCGCGCGATCCTTGAAGGGTTCGCGGTTTGGCGGCAGGTACTCCTCAACAACGGCGGCGATATTTCGGTCGATCTCAACGCGCGGTCCATTACCTACCTAGGTGCGGCCTGA
- the acpS gene encoding holo-ACP synthase — MIIAHGIDLVDIAHTTRLLTDPTDQLLTRCFTAREQEDVGAGTDRAARLSGRLAVKEAVMKALGTGFSAGVGFLSIEVVTLPSGAPTVVLHGAAEQRAEMLGISSWLVSTSHEGDMAMASVIGFTDQAAPR; from the coding sequence ATGATCATCGCGCATGGCATCGACCTGGTCGATATCGCGCACACCACGCGCCTGCTCACTGATCCGACTGATCAATTGCTGACCAGATGCTTCACGGCGCGGGAGCAGGAAGATGTTGGAGCTGGAACTGATCGCGCCGCGCGCTTGTCGGGACGGCTCGCCGTCAAGGAAGCCGTGATGAAAGCACTTGGCACGGGCTTCTCGGCTGGAGTCGGCTTCCTCAGCATTGAGGTCGTGACGCTGCCGTCAGGCGCACCAACCGTCGTCCTCCACGGCGCGGCAGAACAGCGTGCCGAAATGCTCGGCATCTCCTCATGGCTTGTCAGTACCAGCCATGAGGGTGACATGGCGATGGCCAGCGTTATCGGCTTTACTGATCAGGCCGCACCTAGGTAG